The stretch of DNA CTCCAAAGAAGGTCTCACTGTTGGTCGCGGCGGATAGTTCAAGTGCCTTGAGGCAGCTAATTTGAGTGGTTTTCCCGGAGAATAATTCATGCCATCCCGATATTTACGCAGATACATCCCTTACATCAAGATGTTTTCATATAACCGCCTGTAGCAGTCTGTTTGATTGTCTACTCTACAGCTTCCCATTCGGTCTTGAGGGTGTCATTCTACTCACATCCTTGTAGTTCTTTAGATCATTTGATCTGAAAGTTTAGTTATTTGGTTATGAACGTTATTTTCACTTTTCCTAAAATTATATATATATCTAAAAGCACAACCGATAAATTAATTAAAAAATAAATTATTGACATAATATCCCTGTTATATTAATCTAGTCACGTGTTAATTAGAAAAATATTGTATATGAGGATTTATTTTGAAGAAAATTGGAAATATATTGCTGACTGCTATTTTATTATCTGTTTTTAGTTTTAATTTAGCCTTTGCAGATGAAATTTATCCCCATGCAGGGGATGATAGACCTGCTAATGGTACTGGAGATACGACGCCAGCTTTTGCTGGTCCAGCTAGTTCTAAAAATAATGCTGTTAGTCCACAATCTGAACCTGGTACTCATTTAGTAACTGTATTTAGTGAACCTAGCACTATAATAGTTTCAATTTATAACCGAGATTCAACAGGAAAAGAAACGACTTATATTGGAAATACAACAGTTGACTTTGAGACTTATGTAAAAGATGTCTTGCCAAACGAATGGTACGAATCGTGGGGGAGTGATGGACAAGCTGCTCTTGAGGCAGGAGCTTTAGCTGTTAAAACATTTGGCTGGTTTCATGTGATATCTTGGAAAAAAGATCCTAATCATAATGCGAATGTTTCAAATGGGACTAACTCTCAAATGTATAATAAGGGATCTAATCAACCAAATTGTAATACGGCAGTTAATAGTATGGCAAACTATGTAATTGGTAAAGTGACATTTGGTAATGGTACCGCAACTGGCACAATCGTGGAAACACCATATAGAGCAAATCAAACAACGCCCGGGTCAATAATGGGCCAATATGGAACCTATACTGACGCAAAAAATGGATTAAACGCAGCACAAATAGTTGAAAAATGGTATAGTAACCTTGGAGTTGATAAGTGGGCAAAACAGGTGCCTGTCCCTAATTAAAATAAGCAAATAAAAAACAAAAAAAGTTAAAGATTGGATCTAATTCCCAATCTTTAACTTTTTAGATTTAGGAGGATTACTTTGAAGTTTCTACTATGTGGATTAATCTTGATTATCCTATTGACCTCCTGTGAAGCAAAACCATCAACTCAGAATTTTAATTCACAGAATACGGTAAGTGATAGTTCTGCAGAAGTTAATGGGAATACATTATCCGACTCAAATGATAATAAACCACTTGGCGTACAGTATAACGCAGATGGAACAACTTATCTAAGTAAAAGAGGGTTAAATGTTTATGCTACTCCTCCGACCGAAGGAGCAGCAAAAGCGGCTTGGGAGTACTACGCCTTATGCAATGATCAGAAATATGATGAAGCAAGTAAGCTTTTAGATGGATACGGTACAGATGATAAGACTTTAGTCTATTTCAATTATACTGGAGAAGGAAGACCATATTTAGAAGAGGTTATAGGCGCAAAATTAATTCGTTGGGCTGATATAACAGAGGTTGCACCAAAAGAAGCGGAGGATGAAGGAGCGGCAGCGTATAAAGTGATTTACTTGGAAATGGACTTCAAAACAAGAGGGAAACTAACTCCGCAACAAACCGATATGAAGAACGGATTAAATATATATGCAATACATGTTAGGCAAAACGAAAAAGGAGGCCCCTGGAAAATTTCAATGTTTGGCGGCGCTCCTAAAATGGAAAAATAATTTAGCTTCTCTGATTCATGCAAATATTTCTCTAGAACATGATATCAATATCTATTTTCCAAGCCCCATCTTCAAATCTCCACAAAACCACATAGCCGGAGGTGGGATGAATTTCTTCCTCGCCATTCTGAAGGGTCAAGTGAGCAATTCCGCTTTCACGCACTTGATCTTCCCCGCCGGCCTGTATTTCCTTGCTTTCCAGAGCCAGATCGGTCAGCCCACTATTGAGCACGGTAACCCAGAAGGAATGAATAGCCTCGCTGCCTTGAATATTTGCGGAACCGCTTGGAATCAGGATGGCTTGCTTCGTATACAAATCAGTAATTCCTGCGGCGTTTTTTTGCTGAACCGCTTGTACAAACAATTGGTTGTTAGATTCTATGACCTTACGAATGTCTTCCATATTGGTTCTCTCCCCTGGCTCATCAGCCGTTTAATCTTCAAATGGAGCGTTGCTCAATATATCCATAAAGCCGATTTCTTTGTTCACCCGGTCAGCGAGCATATTGGGTTTACGTTTGGCCTCAGACATCCATACCTCTGCAAAAGCCTTCTTAAATCCGAGACGGGGATACGCTTCAAGAATTTGCTGTACTTTGTCGGAAGGGAGATCCTTAATATGGAATGCCCCAACATCAAACCCGGCGCCAAAGTGAACAAGAGCAATCTCAGGCTGTTTTTCTTCCGCGAGTAGAGAAGTATGCAGAACGATCGCTTCACGGACGATGTCTATCTTGTCCCTGGGATAGCCGTGATGTGTAAGAAACTCATCCGCCACATCCGCACTATCCACCTCAAAGGAATGACCATGGTCACAGCGTTTCGTCAGGCCGATATCGTGCAAAATGGAAGCTAAATAGAATAGCTCCGGGTCCACCTTCATTCCTTCTCTTTGCGCCAGAAGTCCTCCAAAGCGGTACGTTCTTACAGAATGATTGAACAAAAATTTCGGGGACAATTCCAGAACGAGCTCCGTCGCTTTTGTGCACAAGGAACTGTCAGGAATACTGAGTTCTGCATTCATATTAATCGCTCCCTCCTATCTCTTGGACGATTTCATCTTATCAGAGACCGACCGGTCGGTCAACTGAAAAATATGAAGTTTGCTGCCTTGACATCGTATGTTTCAAATGGTAACTTGGGTGAATTGGTAATATAGAGGGAGGCTGCAGCATGCGAAAAGGAGTAGAGACTCGGGAGAATATTATCCGAAAAACGGCCGAATTGCTCAACGTGCAGGGTTATCATGGATTATCCATTTCTGATATTATGCGTGAAACCGGTCTTCAAAAAGGAAGCATATATAACCATTTTCAAAATAAGGACGAAGTGGTTCTGGAAGCATTTGACTATGCGGTAGATATAGTAAGTACCCGTTTTCAGGAAGCGATAGCCGGACATACCCGCGCATATGATCAACTTATTGCTGCGATCCGGGTATATGAGCATGTCATAGAAGCGCCGCCCTTTATCGGAGGGTGCCCTGTCATGAACATCGCTGCTGAAAGTGATGATACCCATGAGGCATTAACGGAAAAAGCGCAGAAGGGGTTAACCGCATTCGTAACTTTTGTCTCCAATATATTGGAATACGGAATGGAAACAGGCGAATTTAAGCCGGATATCGATAAGAGAAGGGTCGCCAATTTTATCGTAACATCCATTGAAGGCGGAGTTATGATCAGTAAGCTCTTTCATTCCAACGCACATATTCAAGAGAACAACAAGCTGCTAATAGATTTTATCATGCAAAATATTTGTAAATGATTGATTGGCGGTAAAGGCCGAATCTCTGTAATGATTACTAAGAATAACACATAAACTCCTTTATTTTAGTTATTAATTTTCCGTATAAAGTAAAAATATTTCAGACCTATATACGCTATATATGTAATAGGAATTGATACTTGATCCATTTAATATGTCAAAGAAAAGTAAAAGTATTAGATATTCATGCGGCATTAAGTTGCATGAGCGTCTAATACTTATTTTCTTTAAACAGCTAAAAAATTTTTAACAAAAAAATGGTATTAATGTAATATGGAAGAAATTTTTGTTATATGTTAGTATTGTTAGTGATTTAATAGACTTACAAAGAGGAGATGTAAAATGTTAAAAAAAATCAAAAAAGTAAAATGCATCTTTTTCGTTGCCACCTTTTTCATCGCTATCTCGTTATCTCTACAAACCGTTTCTGCTGCTGGAACAACAGAAAATACTTTAAGTGCGGACAATCAGACTACTTCATTAGTTAAAAATGTAACTGATGGAAACACAAAATTGAACGTTACTACTTTAAAGGAAACAGATATTACCAAGAAAGAAGCATTGAATAAATACAAAAAGGGGTTTGATATCGTAAAGAAATACATAATTGAGAATAACATAATGATTAATGAAGATCTTGATAATATTAAGTACCAATCACTTATATTGTCACTAGGTACATCTCTGGATTATTTTTCCGAATCAGATAGAGATGAAATCGTAAAATTAGTTAAGTTTATCGATTTATATGAAAACTCAGAAAAAAACAAAAAAATTAAAGAGTATAAATCTAAGTTGGATACAAAAACTATAAATCAAAAAGAGCTATCAGAGCTTGTTAATCTTTTGCCAGTATCTCCATCAGATCCAACAACTGTTTTGTCTTCTGTATATGAGACACCTAGAGCATTGATTATTCAACCTCTCGCGTATTCAAACGGTTATAGTTCAATTAATGCAAGAGACTATGCTTATCAATGGTGGGATGGAAGAAATCCAACGTATTCGAATTATTATGCCAATTACTTTGGCTGTTCTATATACGATGAATGTTGGAATGATTGCACTAACTTTGTTTCTCAAGCTCTGTATGCTGGTGGCATGAAGCAATGGAGAGGACAAGGAGTCGATTCTTGGTACTTTGATGA from Paenibacillus sophorae encodes:
- a CDS encoding SpoIID/LytB domain-containing protein; the protein is MKKIGNILLTAILLSVFSFNLAFADEIYPHAGDDRPANGTGDTTPAFAGPASSKNNAVSPQSEPGTHLVTVFSEPSTIIVSIYNRDSTGKETTYIGNTTVDFETYVKDVLPNEWYESWGSDGQAALEAGALAVKTFGWFHVISWKKDPNHNANVSNGTNSQMYNKGSNQPNCNTAVNSMANYVIGKVTFGNGTATGTIVETPYRANQTTPGSIMGQYGTYTDAKNGLNAAQIVEKWYSNLGVDKWAKQVPVPN
- a CDS encoding YybH family protein; translation: MEDIRKVIESNNQLFVQAVQQKNAAGITDLYTKQAILIPSGSANIQGSEAIHSFWVTVLNSGLTDLALESKEIQAGGEDQVRESGIAHLTLQNGEEEIHPTSGYVVLWRFEDGAWKIDIDIMF
- a CDS encoding HD domain-containing protein; this encodes MNAELSIPDSSLCTKATELVLELSPKFLFNHSVRTYRFGGLLAQREGMKVDPELFYLASILHDIGLTKRCDHGHSFEVDSADVADEFLTHHGYPRDKIDIVREAIVLHTSLLAEEKQPEIALVHFGAGFDVGAFHIKDLPSDKVQQILEAYPRLGFKKAFAEVWMSEAKRKPNMLADRVNKEIGFMDILSNAPFED
- a CDS encoding TetR/AcrR family transcriptional regulator, whose protein sequence is MRKGVETRENIIRKTAELLNVQGYHGLSISDIMRETGLQKGSIYNHFQNKDEVVLEAFDYAVDIVSTRFQEAIAGHTRAYDQLIAAIRVYEHVIEAPPFIGGCPVMNIAAESDDTHEALTEKAQKGLTAFVTFVSNILEYGMETGEFKPDIDKRRVANFIVTSIEGGVMISKLFHSNAHIQENNKLLIDFIMQNICK
- a CDS encoding amidase domain-containing protein is translated as MLKKIKKVKCIFFVATFFIAISLSLQTVSAAGTTENTLSADNQTTSLVKNVTDGNTKLNVTTLKETDITKKEALNKYKKGFDIVKKYIIENNIMINEDLDNIKYQSLILSLGTSLDYFSESDRDEIVKLVKFIDLYENSEKNKKIKEYKSKLDTKTINQKELSELVNLLPVSPSDPTTVLSSVYETPRALIIQPLAYSNGYSSINARDYAYQWWDGRNPTYSNYYANYFGCSIYDECWNDCTNFVSQALYAGGMKQWRGQGVDSWYFDDGWLSSPSHSWGGAHNFYEHWKNRATLASDTSSISMGDPVNADFERDGDINHTAIITLFSNGHFYLTQHTTDKKDNALSTWYYENYNVYVWRMSTALNY